In Dendropsophus ebraccatus isolate aDenEbr1 chromosome 14, aDenEbr1.pat, whole genome shotgun sequence, the following proteins share a genomic window:
- the SLC16A6 gene encoding monocarboxylate transporter 7: MKDMGKCSGAIIYTKVPDGRWGWAVAAAFFFVEVFTFGVLKSFGVFFKDLMIYFEESNSRISWILSICVFVLTFTAPISTILSNRFGHRPVVMFGGFLVSLGMVAASFARNVVEMYISIGVVSGLGYCLSFLPTLTILSQYFDKRRSLVTAVASTGECFAVFAFAPAITALNELVGWRYSLLTVGALQLNIVACGALLRPIIIKAHEKTKELPKPENLDSAYMLENEQTLTSIDSIDSGVEVSTSPKNLPTNVKPDKRTGAAMRQETAEQAESTRTPPLLDFSVLRNSSFICYAFFGLFATVGFFAPSLYIIPLSLSLGIDKDRSAYMLSAMAIAEVFGRIGAGWLLNKKPIRKIYLELIFVVLLFLALIAFPFAYTFWGLMLCSVFFGCMLGTVTGTHIPLLAEDDIVGIEKMASGVGVYVFIQSISGLAGPPLGGVLVDLTQNYGSAFYSCAVGMALAAVSLALVRPCRTGFCRRKPQLLCQGIQEMPDDFLEMDMGKSEGLSKSCQSLTGTV, translated from the exons ATGAAGGACATGGGGAAATGCTCTGGAGCCATCATCTACACTAAAGTGCCTGATGGAAGATGGGGCTGGGCTGTGGCTGCAGCCTTTTTCTTTGTGGAAGTCTTTACCTTTGGAGTCCTGAAATCTTTTGGGGTCTTCTTTAAGGACTTGATGATCTACTTTGAGGAGAGCAACAGCCGGATATCATGGATCCTCTCCATCTGTGTTTTTGTTCTTACATTCACAG CTCCCATCTCGACAATTCTCAGCAACCGCTTTGGACATCGGCCTGTGGTCATGTTTGGAGGTTTCCTCGTCAGCTTAGGAATGGTAGCAGCCTCATTTGCACGCAATGTCGTCGAGATGTATATCAGCATTGGAGTAGTGTCAG GTCTTGGATATTGTCTCAGCTTCCTTCCTACGCTCACAATTTTGTCGCAGTACTTTGACAAGCGCCGCTCGCTGGTCACAGCCGTAGCTTCCACTGGAGAATGTTTTGCCGTTTTTGCCTTTGCGCCAG CCATCACTGCATTAAATGAGCTGGTGGGCTGGCGGTATAGTCTGCTGACAGTCGGGGCTCTGCAGCTGAACATTGTGGCCTGCGGGGCATTACTCAGGCCAATAATCATTAAAGCCCATGAGAAAACCAAAGAACTTCCAAAGCCTGAAAACCTGGACAGCGCTTACATGCTGGAGAACGAGCAGACGCTCACATCAATAGACTCCATTGACTCTGGAGTAGAAGTATCTACCTCACCAAAAAACTTACCAACAAATGTGAAACCCGACAAGAGAACAGGGGCAGCCATGAGGCAAGAGACTGCTGAGCAGGCGGAGTCGACCAGGACGCCTCCTCTTCTAGATTTTTCAGTCTTAAGAAATTCCAGTTTTATATGTTATGCATTTTTTGGTCTCTTTGCCACAGTAGGGTTTTTTGCTCCATCGCTGTATATAATCCCCCTCAGCCTAAGCCTAGGCATAGACAAGGACCGGTCAGCCTACATGCTGTCTGCTATGGCCATCGCTGAGGTCTTTGGGAGGATTGGTGCTGGCTGGCTGCTCAATAAGAAACCCATCCGCAAGATCTACCTAGAACTGATCTTTGTCGTGCTTCTGTTCCTCGCCTTAATAGCTTTCCCCTTTGCCTATACCTTCTGGGGGCTCATGCTATGTAGCGTGTTCTTTGGCTGCATGTTGGGTACAGTGACCGGTACGCACATTCCTTTGTTGGCTGAAGACGACATTGTTGGGATTGAGAAGATGGCCTCTGGTGTGGGAGTCTATGTATTCATTCAGAGCATTTCTGGGCTGGCAGGACCACCACTTGGAg GAGTGCTTGTGGACCTGACTCAGAACTATGGCTCCGCTTTCTATTCCTGTGCTGTCGGGATGGCCCTAGCGGCCGTTTCTCTAGCCTTGGTGCGGCCGTGCAGGACCGGATTCTGCAGGAGAAAACCTCAGCTTCTATGTCAGGGAATACAGGAAATGCCAGACGATTTTCTGGAAATGGACATGGGCAAAAGTGAGGGGCTGAGTAAAAGCTGCCAAAGCCTGACTGGAACAGTGTAG